The DNA sequence AAAACACAAGTTGCAAAAGAACTCTGCTCATATTCTCAAATGAAAGCTCATGTGATGCAAAATGCTTGCCACAGTCAGCAATATTTGAACACAATGAACACACCTGGcgtcattcattacacacaacGACTCAAAATTGAAGACACTTGTTGCTAATGCTGTGACCACATGTATAAAAGCAAGTTCAGAGTGCACAGTTTGCTGAAGATTCCAAACAAACACAATGGATGAAGGCAGAGTCAGGGGAAGAGGAATTCGAGTCAGAGGAGGGAGAAGAGCTGGCCATGGAAGAAGAGGAGCAGGCCAACAAGGGAGAGGAGAAGGTCCAGGAGGGAGAGCAAGACAACCTCGCACCATCATTACCGACGAGATGCGAGCAACAGTCATTGACCATGTCATTGTCCATGGCATGACAATGGCTGAAGCAGGACTAAGAGTCCGTCCAAACCTGAGTAGGTTCACCGTGGCCACCATTATCAGGGCATTCAGACAACACAACAGGTATTGTACGCTATTGCTTTCTTTGTCACAATACAATTTTACAAGCCTGTGAAAGTAGTCTATTGGTTTCAAATCAGTTGTTACTGTATTGTAAAACATGTCAATTGACAACACATGTTTCTTTCTTTAGAGTTGAAAGAATGCCACATAGAGGTGGGAGGGTTGCCATATTTACAGCGGCACAAGAAACCCTCATTGTGGATATGGTTCGTGAGAACAACCTCATCAGACTCCGGGAGATCAGAGACAAAGTCATTGCCGATAATGTCAACTTTGAGAGCATTCATGTCAGCTTGGGCACAATAGACCGAGTTCTCCGGCGCCAAAAGATGCGGATGAAACAGGTCTATAGGGTTCCATTTGAGCGCAACTCTGCGCGACACAAAGACCTACGTTACGAGTATGTGCAAGTAAGTATACATCCATGTTTACAGTACAGTTAGTGGACATACTGTTTTGCTCAGTGGCCTACATTACTTCTGGACAATACTGTGCTACCTGATTGACTGTTGTTCTGAACACCTGTGCactttcacattttcacagaggATATTACAGTTGGACGCGATGGCCAAACCTCATGAGTACCTCTTCCTGGATGAGGCTGGCTTCAACCTGCAGAAACGAAGGCAAAGAGGCCGTAACATCATTGGCCAAAGAGCCATCACTGAGGTTCCAGGCCAACGGGGGGGGTAATATTACTCTTTGTGCGGCCATGGGTTTGGAGGGGCTTGTCCACCGGCATGCTGTCCTTGGGTCTTACAACACCCAACGTCTCctcaccttcctagaggagctaaAAGACATCCTCCTGGACTGCCAACAACACCATCCTGGGCCCACACATCACATTTATGTGATCATTTGGGACAATGTACGCTTCCACAGAACAAACCAAATCAGAGAGTGGTTCACCACCAACAGTAACCACTTTTTAAACGTCTGTCTGCCACCCTACTCCCCGTTCCTGAACCCTATAGAGGAGTTCTTCTCATCGTGGAGATGGAAGGTTTATGGCAGACAACCATACACTAGAGAGAACCTCCTAAGGGCAATGGAGCTGGCCTGTGTTGACATCCCAGTGGAGGCCTTCCAAGGATGGATTCGCCATTCCAGGGCGTTTTTCCCGCGGTGCCTGGCAAGAGACAATATAGTCTGCGACGTGGATGAGGTGATGTGGCCCGATGCAGCTCAGCAACATGATGCCGCACAGTGATTGTGGTGTGaataaagtgaataaaataaaaacttcacaCCCTGATCATGTTTTCAAGAGTACTGTTGAGTGCAATAGATTCTGTTTTTGCATTGAGTTGTGTTACAGTAGCGTACATGCAGAATTTACTATAGATTTATACTCTTCATATGAAACTCACAAATCTAAATGCCTGATCCTCTGCAGCGATCTAAGAAGATCCATTACTGTAAAGTTTCTAAAAATATGCATTGGCAGTTATGAAACAAAGAACCTTCTCACAAATTGAGCATTGTGTTTTCAATtgttttgctgtagtgtgtaaTAATGTGTatagtgtttacatttttgaaagcTTCGAGCTGCTCTTTTGGTGTGAAAGTTTGAGTTTTGAAGTGAGAAGGTGTGGTTGTGTTTATGTAGCTTTAGAAAAGGGTGTTGTGTTTAGACATTGGGGAACATGGAGGAAACGTTTGTGAAATGTGTTTTagcatttgagaaaaactgtaatagcgGTAATACAGATGTTAAGTTTTAACGGTTCACAAGTCTCATAAAtctatatcattttcatttattcatttattacttttcttatttttacaaagGTTTCATTTCCTAGTAAATATAAggtcaaaacatgatattacaaaagaaaTCATGTTGACAAACGTGGTtgttgcagtgtttttaaaattggattatttaaaaaaaataatccaaaca is a window from the Onychostoma macrolepis isolate SWU-2019 chromosome 03, ASM1243209v1, whole genome shotgun sequence genome containing:
- the LOC131537792 gene encoding uncharacterized protein LOC131537792, which codes for MDEGRVRGRGIRVRGGRRAGHGRRGAGQQGRGEGPGGRARQPRTIITDEMRATVIDHVIVHGMTMAEAGLRVRPNLSRFTVATIIRAFRQHNRVERMPHRGGRVAIFTAAQETLIVDMVRENNLIRLREIRDKVIADNVNFESIHVSLGTIDRVLRRQKMRMKQVYRVPFERNSARHKDLRYEYVQRILQLDAMAKPHEYLFLDEAGFNLQKRRQRGRNIIGQRAITEVPGQRGG